TCTGGCAGCCGTACAACTCTTGACCTGGACGTCGATCTTGTGGCCTGTCATGGTTTCGTTGGTTGTGGTGGGCCGGCAAAATAAAAAAATCGCAAAAGCTCATTCGCACCTCAGGGATGTGTCCGACATTTTTGTAAAATATACCGCATTGTTCCAACTCATAGAGGAAGAACATTTCACAGCCGCTCACCTGCAAAAGTTACAGCAACAACTACTGCAAGGCGAAATGAAAGCGAGCATTGCCTTAAAATCATTGTTCAGAATTCTTTCCATTCTTGAGATACGGGACAACCTTTTGATATCTTTTATCTTAAATGCACTATTCCTACTTGACATACAGACTTATCATCGCCTTTTGTCATGGAAAAATAGGCATAAAAAAAGCATCAGGATATGGTTTTCATCCCTTTCGGAGATGGAAGTCCTGATTAGCTTTGCCACTTTTGCTTTTAATAACAGCGAAACTACAGCATATCCAACGATTCGTGAAGACAGTTTTGTCATCGAAGCAATAGAGATGGGACATCCCCTGCTGCATCCTAAAGTAAGGGTTAATAACACGTTCAGGATTACCAATACACCTTCGGTTTTGATTATTACCGGAGCCAATATGGCAGGAAAAAGCACTTTCTTGCGCACTGTTGCCGTAAATCTATTGCTGGCCATGAATGGAGCGCCGGTTATTGCGCAACAGTTTGAGTTCACTCCCTGCGACATTCTTTCAAGTATAAAAATACAGGATTCGCTATCCAATAATGAATCCTACTTTTACGCAGAACTGCTACGGCTGAAAGAGATACTTGAGCATGTAGCATCCCATCCCCACACCCTGGTGATTCTGGACGAGATACTACGGGGAACCAACACAAAAGACAAACAAACAGGCTCATTAGGGTTGCTTGAAAAACTGATCAGCCTGCATGCAATGGTCATTATCGCTACGCATGACCTGTCAATAGGAGAATTGGAAACAAAATATTCTGGAGTCGTCAACAATTCCTGCTTTGAAGTAGAACTTACCAATGATCAGCTATTTTTCGATTACAAGCTTAAAAAGGGAATCAGCAAAAAACTAAACGCCTCTTTTCTAATGCAGAAAATGGGAATTATTACTGATTATGAAGAAAAAAAGAAGAGCTGACATGGCGAATTTAAAGAAGTTCTTCAGCAAACATGATAAAAGTAAAACAGACCTATGGAACAAAACAAAAAAATACCAGAACCGGATAATACAGCGGTACGGACAGCTTTATGGAGGGCACTACACATGCAGGTGGATGCAAAACCCTATATCCTGGAAGATGATATTGGGCTGCAATTAATAGCGCCGCCTGATGACTGGCAACAACGCCCTGACATGAAATTTACAAAACGGCTACGGGCATCCATGGTAGCCCGCTCCCGCTTTATTGAAGATTTCGTTATTGAAGAAAACAAAGAGGGAATCGGCCAGTATGTCATTCTCGGAGCAGGACTCGACACCTTCGCCCAACGCAGGCCTGATATTGCATCCGGACTTCAGGTATACGAAATTGATCAACCCGATACGCAAGCCTGGAAACAACAGCGATTAACTGATCTTGGGTTCGGCATCCCTGAATGGCTCCATTTTGTGGCCGTTGACTTTGAAATATCTTCCTGGCAAAATCAACTGTTGAAAGCAGGATTCAATCCCGACAAGCCTGCGGTGGTTGCCTGCACGGGAGTGAGCTTGTACCTGACTAAAGAGGCCATTATAATTTTGTTGAAACAAATTGCAGCGTTTGCACCGGGATCAAAACTTGCCATGACATTTTATTTACCTCTGGAAATCCTTGACGAAGAAGACAAGCCCATGCAGGAGATAGCAGAGAAAGGCGCCCGTGAAGCAGGAACACCGATGATCAGCTTCTTTACACCTGATGAAATCGTAGCTTTAGTTCATGAAACAGGGTTTAAAGAGGTAAAAACAATATCCACCAGAGATATGGAACAATTGTATTTTACAAACAGAACCGACAATCTTTTGCCTGCCAGCGGAGAACTATTCCTGTTGGCAACGACATAATAAAAGAAGGCTTGCCGCTGTTTTTCACGGCAACCCTTCCTGATTCATCCGCTACAATTTCTTCCCGATATAGAACACATAACCGTAATAAGCCTTGTATTTATCATACAATTGAGCTTCATATTGCTGGTAGGCTATAAGGTCTTCCGCCATCGGGTTCCCTGCATATTTCTTCAGGAAAATTTCCTGTGCCTTTCGTTGCGGCAGATAGAAATGTTCCGTCCAGCACGCTTCAGGCAATGTAAACGCGGCAACAAGATGATAACCGGCTTTTTGCATTATTGAAATATTATGCCCTATTGTGTCAATTTCCGGAACAGCATCAACCCAGAACTTTTCAATTTCAACGGGACGTTCATCAGTAAACCATGACTCATATGTTACGGCAATATAGCCATCTGTTTTGAGGAACTCCTTCCAATAATTCAGGCCTTTTTCAAAGCCAATATTGGCAATAGCTCCTTCCGACCAGATAAGGTCTAATTCCTCCCGTTGAAAAGGAAGGTTATCCATGGATCCGACAATACCCTGCACCCTGCTTTGCAAATTCAACTTGCAGGCATTCGCATTGAACAGATCGATAAAAGCAGGGAACAGATCAATCCCCGTAATATATCCGGGAGCATGTTGTGCCAGCATCATGGTTTGGCCTCCGGTTCCGCAACCAAGATCGGCAATAAGCGATTTATCGGTAAGATTTTCGATAAAGCTTAATGCTTTAAGGGTTGCTTCAGGACTGCCCGGACCTTGCCGCTCGATACCTGAAAAATATTCACAGATTAAATTGAAGTCGAATTCGTGAATCGATTTATTTTCGTTGCTCATGATGTTTAAATTTATATATTGAGCCCATGACAAAGAACATTTGCCAAACCTCAATTTGTTATTAAATAGATATAGGAAAAATGACCCGGACAAAGAGATGCCGAGTTAAAATCAGGAGGGATAACCTTTGGCAAAATACCAGAGGTTATTTACTTTACCAAATCCGCATTAAATTTAAACATCCAACTATTTTAAGTGGAGCAAAGATAGGAATTTCTCAGTGAATATATTTATCCAACAGATTGATTTAACCTCAATGCAGTCGATTTCGAAATATTCGACAGACAAAAATCCAGACAAGCACTTTAAGGATATCATTCCCATGCACAACAGTCATTCAATGAACAACATAATCAATTGGGTTATATAAAAATAACCACATATTATTTATCAAAACTTATGTACTTTTGTATGGTCAAATCAACCACTTCATGTCTCGAAAACTATCGATCATCTAATAGATTACTGATTGTTGTTTTTATCTGATTTTCAATTGTAGCAATCTTCCGTGCACTTATAATATAAAACCAACAAATTTAATTGACATGGACATTAATAACATTAACAGTGATGATTATAGCTTAGCAGATTTTGCAGGTTATAAAGGTGAAGATTTATTTGAAGTAAAAGAGGCATTCTGGAATTTCTATCAGGACGCCATTGCAAAAGGGTACATGATTTACGGCAACCCTATCAGTTCAGCTCCTGTTGCTGAATTCAATGCGTACGATCGCTTTCAGGATCACGAAAGAAAATTTCTGAACTTTTGTTCGTACAACTACTTAGGCTATTCGTTCCATCCTGAAGTAATAAAAACCGTACAAGAGACATTGGCTCGCTATGGAACAGGAGCAGTGTCAGCCCCTCTGCTCAGCGGATACTATGACCTGACAAAAAAGTTAGAGAATGCTATTGCCCGATTCAAAGATAAAGAAGATGCCATAGTATTCTCAACCGGCTACGGAGCAAATCTGGGAACACTTTCGTGTCTGCTAAAACCGGGCGATATAGCTGTCCTGGATATCCTTTCGCATGCATCCATTCATGATGGAGCACGGTTGGCCGGCGCTGAAATAAAGATTTTCAGCCACAATAATGCAGAACATCTTGAAAGAATATTGCAAAGTATTAATACCAAAAGAGCGATTGTTTGCATAGAGGGCATCTATAGTATGGATGGGGACATGGTAAATCTCCCCGATATCGTCGCCGTTTGCAAAAAGTATGGAGCCAGAATCTTATTAGATGAAGCGCACTCAACGCTTATATTTGGAGAAAACGGAAGAGGAGTAGCCGAACATTTCGGACTTGAAGATCAAATAGATATTTCTATCGGGACATTCAGTAAGTCATTCGGGGCGTTAGGCGGTTTTGCAGCCGGCGATAAAAAACTTATCACCTATCTTAGAATGTTTGCCCGTTCTTACGTTTTTTCCTGCGCAATAGCCCCCCATACGGCAGCAGGTATCCTGAAGATTATAGAACTTTATCAGCATGATAAATCGCATCGTGACCAGCTATGGAAAAATACCTCTTATATGCAGTCGAAACTCAAAGAAGCCGGACTGGATACCGGAGGCACCGAATCACAGATCATACCCGTAATTATTGGAAGCGACAAGAAACTAAGGAAGATAAGCAAAATCATTTATGACAAAGGATTATATACCGGCGTTGTCACATACCCTGCTGTATCCAGCAAACGAACCCGGTTGCGCTTGTCGATGTCATCCTATCATACGCAGGAACAAATGGATAAATGCGTTGCTATTATCAAAGAGACTATTGATTCAAATCCCTAATGCTTTCTATTCAGCAAAACACAAACAAGAAGAGTAGCGGACAAGAAATAATGCTCATTCACTTGGCCATCGTATATATATTGTATTAAAACAATGTATATTTGCAACATGCAAAAGGATGGAGAAAATATGATGCACTTTATAGAGCGAATGGTGTTGATGGCGCTATTCCTCTTGTTTGTTGTTGCTTTTTCCAATAAATCGGAAGCTGCATCCTCTACACACCAACAGGCAATAACGCAGAATATTCATCCGGATCAGGTCAATGCACTTGTTGTCAATTCCGCTCAACTGCCTTCATTTTTCCCAAAAGCGATTAAGATTGTTGATCAATTGCATCTCAATCTCTCTGATTGGGAAATGATTTGCCAGGCAGACAACCAAAAGGCTAGTCATGTTGTCACCGTTCTCCAAAACGAACGTCGATTAATTCCATTTTCCCTAGTTTACCGCTTTTATAATCATCTATTCCCCAAGGAAAGCGGGGAAGTCCCGATTTTAAGTTGATCATTTATCATATTCGCATTATTACAATCTTTTGTCCATGGCAAGAGGCAGATATTTTACAACTTAAAAATTCAAACAAATGAAAACTATAATATATTTATTTATTGCAATTTGCATATCAGGCATATTTGCATTAGGATGTCCGGCACAGAAGCATTCTCCGGAAAACATCATCATACGATCCTTGAATAAGCAGGCAACACCAACAGCTCTTTTACAATCTGCCAACATTATCTCAAAAAGATTGAATAGTTTTTGTCCGGATCATTTTAAAGTAAGCATAATGGACAAAACGAAAGAGATAAAAATTTCATGGCCCGGTAATGATGACATCAAAATCATCGAACAACTAGCAACGCAAAAAGGCGTTCTTGCTTTTTACACCGTCTACCCGGGTAATGATGTATTGGAATTTATTCATGGAGACCGTTATCTGGATTCTTTATTAAAAAGAGACAAGATGGATGGAGGGATAGGGTATGCTCCTTACACTGAAGTTAACGCAATTGATCATTATTTGAATACACATAATACGGTGCAACAATGCCGTTTTGTGTGGGGAACCGTGAAGCGTGATTCCGTAGTTACACTTTATGCACTTACTGCAGAACCTGTCATTACAAAGAATGACATTAAAACAATTCAGTACAAGCAAGATGTATCAGGCTACAATCTGAATATTGTTTTGCATAAATCAGCAATTGAGAAATGGAAGGCTACAACAAAAGCATCCATTCATCAACCCATTGCCATAGTATTAGACAACCAGGTGCTGTATGCTCCGGTAATAAAAACTGAGATTGACAATGGACGTTGTTCCATTTCAGGAAAATTCAAACAACCTGAAGTCAGGTCGTTTAAAGCTATTGGTGACAACGGAGTGTTACCTTTAAATCTTCAGGTAGTCAAGTAAACATTGATGTGCAAGTAAACATAACCCGGGACAATGTAAGCCCCGGGTTATTCTTTGTTTCAATGCGCAGAGAATCCTGGCAATTCTTTATTTAGAAGTCAATGTAATGTGCGTGCTTTCTTTGATATTATCCGTCACAGGACAGCGTTTCTCCGTTTCTTCAAGCCAGGCATCTTTCTCTTCCTGCGTGGCGCCCTCGAAATCAGCCTCAACATTAACATTTATCATCTGAAATCCGGGACGCTCTTCAAAGGAAACGCCCATAAAAGCACAAGGATTCATCGTTCCGTCGATCTTTATCTTCAGGTCTTTGAGTTTCATCCCGCGTTGTTGTGCCACGGCATGACCGGTAATACTGAGACAGCCTGCCAGCGACATTAACAGAACCTGTACAGGAGTAGGACCTTCGTCACTACCACCCATGGCAGCAGGTTCATCAATAATCAGGTTAAACTTCCCGGCGCGCAGATTAATTTTCGTTTCACTTTCACTCTGCCCCTCAATTACAACTCTGATTTGTTTGTTTGTAGTTTCCATTATTTCATATTTATGTCACCCGGATGTTTATCTCTAAAAGAGCGGATGACGGGTTTATATATCCTGGTTATCTAACTCCAAGCATATCGACTCCTTGATGTTGCCGCATGCGAAGCCTTACGGGTGCAAATCATGGCATTTTTCTTCCAGGGTTTCAAATTCAAGCGTGGCATGATGAATATTGACAGATGCCAATCGCTCTTTAATAACATGTTTTAAGGTGGCCTGTTGTTCGATGGTTGTATTGCAAAGCACAAGCACATGGGCAGTCAAAGCGTTTTGTGTCGTACTCATCGCCCATACATGCACGTGATGTACATCCTCAACGCCTTCGACGCTTTTCATGGCATCAATAACAACGGACATATCAACGCCTTTTGGAACGCCGTCGAGTGTCAGGGAAAGGCTGTCGCGGAAAAGATTCCATGTGGAATAAAAAATCACCACCACAATAATGAGGCTCATCACCATATCAAGCCAGTAGATATGCCAGACAACCATCAAAGCTCCCGAAATAACGACACCAAGGGATACAATGGCGTCAGACATCAGGTGAAGGTAAGCCCCTTTCACATTCAGGTCTTTTTCCCTATCGCGAAAGAAAAGCAAAGCCGACACGGCATTAATCACAATTCCCAGTCCTGCAACGATAGATACAGGCATACCAGGCACCACAACAGGATGATGCAAACGGGCAATACTCTCGGCAATAATCCCTCCGATCACGATGAACAGCACTACCGAATTGATCAGCGATACCAAAATGGTCGATTTACGATAACCGTATGTAAATTTATCATTTGCTTTCACTTTCATCAGGCGGAATGCCAGCAATGACAATGCCAATGCCGCCACATCGCTCACGTTATGCCCTGCATCGGAAATCAGCGATAGGGAATTAAAACGGAATCCCGCCCCGAATTCTACAAATACATAGAGAATATTCAGAGAAATACCCACAATAAAAGCCCTGTTAAGATGTGTGATCTGAGGCGCTTCGTGGTGATGGTGGTGATGATGATGTTCTTCCATGTCAATTCATCATTTGAAAAAGTAAATCAGTCATAAATCATTTCCTACATGATAGCCAAGGACTAAAAGATCCAGTTGAACAGATAACCCACAATCATAATGCCGGTTCCAACCACTCCGATAAAGGTAAAAATAAGAGGTAGCCTCAGCACTTTTCGCAGGATAATCATTTCCGGCAAAGATAGTGCAATGACAGACATCATGAAAGCCAAAGAGGTACCAAGTGATGCACCTTTTTCAATTAACACCGAAACAATGGGTACAATACCTGCTGCATTGGAGTATAAAGGAATACCGATAAGTACCGATAAAGGGACCGAATACCAGGCGCTGCTACCCATCAGTGAAATCATGAATCCCTGAGGAACATAACCATGAGCACCGGCTCCGACAGCAATTCCCAATGCTACATAAATCCATACTTTCCCGATAATTTCTTTCACGGCATCCCATCCTGCCTGCATACGCAAAGCAAGAGTTATACCTAACGTTTTTTCTTCCTCTTGTTGTTCGGGATGAATGTCAAACACCCATGGTTCGACCCATTTCTCCAACTTCAACCACCCGATGACCGCTCCCGCCAGCATGGCAATAACAAGTCCGGTGCTGATATAAATAAATACCGTTTCCCAGCCAAAGAGGCCATACAGTAAAATGATAGCGACCTCGTTAATCATGGGCGAAGCAATGAGAAAAGAGAAGGTAACTCCTAACGGAACTCCCGACTCTACAAAACCCAAAAACAGAGGAATGGCTGAACAGGAACAAAACGGGGTGACAACACCAAGCAATGACGCCATTATGTTACCTGTGAATGTTCTGCGGCCTTCCAAAGCTTTACGCGTACGCTCTGGCGTAAAAAAAGTACGGATTATACCCACAAAAAAAATGATCAGCAGCAGCAACATCATCACTTTGGGATATTCGAACACAAAAAAGCGTACTGCTTCAGCCAGTCGAGCTCCCGGCGTCATCCGCAAAAGAGAATCGACAAACCAATCGGCTACTGGTTGCAGAAAATGATAGACGATCAACCAAACGATCACTCCTCCGGAAATCCATCCAATGCGTGCAAAATCTGTCTTATGCATCGTACTATCAAACAGAAGTTATGCGATATTGGTCAGTAATCGTTGCAATTCGTCCGCAGAAGGAATTCTGCCTTTCATCAATACCTTTTCATTGACTACCAAGGCAGGCGTCATCATCACATTATAACGCATAATATCAATAACATTCTCTACTTTGGAGATTGTAGCCTCAATAGAAGCTTTTGCTACTACTTCACGCGTCAGCTTTTCCAACGCTTTACATTTGGGACAACCTGTCCCTAAAATTTTAATATCCATCATAACGGTAATATCATTTCATTATTAAACAAAAAGTCCTTCAAAAAGCTGCCGGGCTTCTTCCCAATGTTCCTGATGAATGCAGTAACGGATATAAGGAGAAGTTATTTCGCCCTGAATCAGGCCGGCATCTTTCAATTCACTCAAATGCTGCGACAGCGTGGAGCGTGCAATTGGTAATTCCATCGAAAGATCACCGCTGTAGCAACAACGGTTAGCATTTTTCACCAGATACTCCATAATGTAAACCCGGATGGGATGCCCCAGCGCTTTTGCATAACGTGCCAAACGGATTTGTTGGTCGGAAAGAATGGTTTCTTGTGACATGATGAATCGCATTTCGTATTTCGTAAAATAACGAAACAAAGATACAGTGTTTTTGCAAATAATCTACCTTGGGCGGGTCAAAAAGCCGGAGATAGAGAAGATACGTAATTTGAACCCGATAATGTCGCGTTTGGAACTACTTATTTTCATAACAATCATGGAATAGATTGCAATTTTCACCCGGCTGATCTTTATGCATAGTGTATTGAAAATAAAAACAGGTAGCATAGGATTTTTGTGGATTGAAAATCGGATGGAATGGAAAAATTCGGAATAATTACCTTACGACCCAACAACAAGCTTGCATTTATACATAAATAACCATAATATTTCAGCGCATAAATATTACTATTTTATATATTCCTAGATAACAAACAGTTATTCAGACACAAAAAGAAATGGCTTGGTAGTGTCCAAAAATTTGTGTAAACGCATTCTTATCTCATTTATTATTATTTTTTCTTTTCGAATCCCCTCTCAAAATTTTTGAGGGGTTTGAAAAGAAAAAACTTCCGTTTTTATTTTATTCTTAAACTAGTGTCACTAATATTTGCTCTATCAGGATATAAAATCATAAACTGATTGGCAATCAATGGCCAGTTGGAAACTTTTGCACTCCAAGATATTGAGGCTTGTTGGATCGCCAGATACACTGCTTTTTTCATTGCCTGATCATCAGGAAACATCAATTTATTTTTGGTGTATTTGCGTATGCTTCGATTTAGATTTTCAATCACATTAGTGGTATAGATAATCTTTCGTATTTCGGCTGGATAGGTAAAATAGGCTGTCAGATTTTCCCAATTTGCAATCCAGGATTTAATGGCATAAGGATATTTCTCTCCCCATTTAGTTTCCAATTCAGCAAAAGCTTCCCCAGCAGCATCTAAGTTTCGGGCCTGATACACTTGTTGAAGATCATGCATAAAACTCCGTTTTTCCTTTGTCCCAATATAGTTCATCGTGTTTCTTATCTGATGAACAATACATAATTGTGTTACTGTTTCCGGAAACACAGCCTGAATAGCCTGGGTTAGCCCTTTCAGATTATCTGAACAGGCAATTAAAATATCTTTCACCCCTCGTTTCTTCAAATCATCCAACACGTTCATCCAAAATGAAGCCGATTCAGTTTCATTGATCCACATACTAATAACTTCTCTATGTCCATTGGTATTTAAACCGATAATCAGATAAACGCTTTTACTTATTATCTTACCTCCTGAACGAACTTTGATACGAATACCATCTAACCAAACAATCAGATAAGTATCATCCAATGGACGGGTTTGCCAGGCTTCTACATCGCTCATTACCTGATCTGTGATATTGGATATGGACGAAGAACTGATAGTGACACCATAAATGTCTTTTATCTGAGCTTCTATGTCACGAGTCGACATGCCTCGTGCATACAAAGAAATCACAACGCTTTCTATCTTGTCTATTACTTTTTGACGCTTGGGCAAAACGATGGGATTAAACTCACCCTGACGATCGCGGGGAACCTCTATAATTATTTCTCCACTACTGCTCTTTACTAACTTGCGGGTTTTTCCATTACGAGAGTTCCCACTGCCATTTCCTTTGACTGAGTGCTTGTCGTAGCCAAGATGTTCGCTCAACTCACTTTCTAACATCTTTTCTACTCCCCGCTTAAATAGCTTATCCATAAAACCATTTATGTCTTGCATGGTCTTGAAACCCTTGAAAAAATCTGTTGGTAACTGGGAGAAAAGTGCCTCATCTTCTGCACTCAATTTTGATAATACTGATTTCTGCTTTTTCATGTCCTTTTTTTTCTGTTATAAAAATAAGCATTTATTTCTATTTACACAGTTTTTTGGACGGTCTCAATGGCTTTTGCATATCACATTGCATATCGGGCAGATTCCTTCAATTGTGGACAAACAACGCTTCATTTCGTACACACATTTGTTCATTTCGTACACGAAACAGAAAATTGCTTACACGAAACGGAGCATTTCGTACACGAAATAATGTTTTTAACATACAATATGCCTCATTTTTTAGGCGAAAAAGGCATTTCATACATGAAAAATGTCATTTCGTACACGATATGCATCATTTCGTGTACGAAATGGATTTTTGTGGACATGAAAAACATCATTGTGTGTACACAATAACTTATTGTTTACCCACAATAGCCCGTTTCCAGACAAAACAGCATAAATCGGCCATCATTTACATTAAATCATGTCAACAATACCTCATTGTGAATACACCACAAAGCATATTCAACCGAATCCAGGTTTTTTATTGTGCCTATATTTTTATTGTAATCTTAAAACAAGTTCTTATGGCAACAATCTCATCTGATTTTTTATCACACTGCTACACGGATAGCGATCTGAATGTGAAAGCGATGGCCATTGTCAGGAAGACTTTCAACACTTCATCATTTTTTGGGGTAATTTAGCAACATAGAAAAAGAGCAAATCTTTTTCATTCAAAACTATTTCTTCTCAAATATCCATACCTTTGCAAAGAAAGAAATCAAAATCCATGCACTATTCATCCAAACACATGGGAAATCTTCTACATAAATCCGGCAAGGGTTTGTTCGAATGCTGGATGATTTAAGCTCCTGCAAACTTTCTTTCATCTATTCTTTTCCTCGTATTGCTTTTTCAGTTTTAGTTTTTCATTGTATTGCCTTTTCAGGGCATTCTTATCATGGGTATTATATTTGATATTAAACGCTTTGCGGTACATGACGGCCCGGGAATACGGACAACAGTCTTTATGAAAGGATGTCCGCTATCATGTATCTGGTGCCACAACCCCGAAAGCATCAATGGCGACATATGTACGGTTCCAAAGACCATACGAATCGGGCAAAAAACCTTTATTGAAAATGAAACCGCAGGGAACAATATGTCTGTGGAAACATTGATGAAGGAACTATTGAAAGAAAAAATTTTCATGGATGAATCGGGCGGCGGAGTGACATTTTCAGGAGGAGAACCTATGCTGCAGCATCTGTTTCTCAACGAAGCTCTGGCGGCCTGTAAAGCGCATGGCATGCATACCGCAGTGGATACGTCGGGGTATGCACAGTGGAACTGGTTTGAAGAGACAATGCAGTGGACAGATCTGTTTCTGTACGATCTGAAATTGATGGATGAAGAACAACACCGGAAATATACCGGCGTCTCCAATAAAACGATTCTTGAAAATCTGAAACAGCTCCTATCCATCGGGAAAAAAGTCCGCGTAAGAGTCCCTATGGTCCCGGAAATCACGCATACGGAAGGAAATATTGAAAAGATTATTCGTTTCCTATCTTCCATACCCAATCGACCGGAAAGTGTGGATCTGTTGCCATACCATAATACTGCCACACACAAATATGAACGGTTCGGAATAATGAATATGCTTACCGGGGTCAAATCAATGAATAAAAGTGATCTGGAAGCGACAAAACAACGATTTGAAGAAGCCGGATTTGACGTAAAAATCGGAGGATAAGCATAAGATACCTCCGATGAAACCGATTCGGACAATGCAATGATAAAAAAAGAAACGATGACTCCAAGAATAAAACAATTACGGGAACAAAGCCTGAATGCCATCAATCGCATCTCCGCCGAGAGAGCTTTGTTGATAACAGAATTTTATAAAGACCATGTGGCACCTGGCGATTCCATCCCCGTACAACGGGCAAAAGCATTCGAATATCTATTGTTACATAAAAGCATTTGCATCAATGATCCGGAACTGATTGTAGGAGAACGGGGACCTGCGCCAAAAGCGACGCCAACATATCCCGAAATCACCCTTCACTCACTACATGATCTGGAGATTCTGAACTCCCGTGAAAAGGTTTGGTTTCGTGTGGATGAAGAGACACGCGAAGCTTACGCTAAAACCATTATTCCTTTCTGGGAAGGACGCTCCAATCGCGATCGTATTATGAACGCCATGAGTAGCGAATGGCATGATGCTTATGAAGCTGGCATTTTTACTGAATTTATGGAACAACGCGCTCCGGGGCACACCGTAGCAGGGTATCAAATTTTCCGTAAAGGAATGCTTGATATTATCGAAGATGTGGAAGAGAGTATGCAGTCGCTCGACTTCATTAACGATCCTCAGGCATGCAATAAATTGGAGGAGTTGAAAGCGATGAAGATTTCGGCCAATGCACTGATCGTGTATGCCAACCGGCACGCTGAAAAACTCGATCAAATGGCAATTAACGAAGCCAATACAGAGCGAAGAAACGAGTTGCATGAAATGGCACGTATCTGCCGCCGCGTCCCGGCACACGCGCCTGCTACATTTCATGAAGTGTTGCAACACTATTGGTTCGTTCATTTGGGAGTCGTTACCGAAGTAAACCCATGGGATTCGTTTAACCCCGGACGGCTCGATCAACATCTTTATCCGTTTTATAAAACGGAAACCGAAGCGGGGACACTTAGTCGGGATAAAG
The sequence above is drawn from the Microbacter margulisiae genome and encodes:
- a CDS encoding class I SAM-dependent methyltransferase, which encodes MEQNKKIPEPDNTAVRTALWRALHMQVDAKPYILEDDIGLQLIAPPDDWQQRPDMKFTKRLRASMVARSRFIEDFVIEENKEGIGQYVILGAGLDTFAQRRPDIASGLQVYEIDQPDTQAWKQQRLTDLGFGIPEWLHFVAVDFEISSWQNQLLKAGFNPDKPAVVACTGVSLYLTKEAIIILLKQIAAFAPGSKLAMTFYLPLEILDEEDKPMQEIAEKGAREAGTPMISFFTPDEIVALVHETGFKEVKTISTRDMEQLYFTNRTDNLLPASGELFLLATT
- a CDS encoding SecDF P1 head subdomain-containing protein, coding for MKTIIYLFIAICISGIFALGCPAQKHSPENIIIRSLNKQATPTALLQSANIISKRLNSFCPDHFKVSIMDKTKEIKISWPGNDDIKIIEQLATQKGVLAFYTVYPGNDVLEFIHGDRYLDSLLKRDKMDGGIGYAPYTEVNAIDHYLNTHNTVQQCRFVWGTVKRDSVVTLYALTAEPVITKNDIKTIQYKQDVSGYNLNIVLHKSAIEKWKATTKASIHQPIAIVLDNQVLYAPVIKTEIDNGRCSISGKFKQPEVRSFKAIGDNGVLPLNLQVVK
- a CDS encoding OsmC family protein, with the protein product METTNKQIRVVIEGQSESETKINLRAGKFNLIIDEPAAMGGSDEGPTPVQVLLMSLAGCLSITGHAVAQQRGMKLKDLKIKIDGTMNPCAFMGVSFEERPGFQMINVNVEADFEGATQEEKDAWLEETEKRCPVTDNIKESTHITLTSK
- a CDS encoding MutS-related protein, whose product is MSPFDYYQHKIALLERELTALKRKSKQFSWMRLLSFLAFAGFLILFFSTGRYSLFLVLSLLSLAPFTMLVNRHAKLEAEIRIVIFKLQILKEELLFLDHDYIHRDTGQSYTPINSFLANDFDLFGKGSLFQYLNRCSTRIGRMRLAENLCNPEKETAVIRAKQKAIDELRGKPDFMHDLQANGKAIPENGHEIASLQAWIDAADENSTRIRTLSLILACINIVWIILAAVQLLTWTSILWPVMVSLVVVGRQNKKIAKAHSHLRDVSDIFVKYTALFQLIEEEHFTAAHLQKLQQQLLQGEMKASIALKSLFRILSILEIRDNLLISFILNALFLLDIQTYHRLLSWKNRHKKSIRIWFSSLSEMEVLISFATFAFNNSETTAYPTIREDSFVIEAIEMGHPLLHPKVRVNNTFRITNTPSVLIITGANMAGKSTFLRTVAVNLLLAMNGAPVIAQQFEFTPCDILSSIKIQDSLSNNESYFYAELLRLKEILEHVASHPHTLVILDEILRGTNTKDKQTGSLGLLEKLISLHAMVIIATHDLSIGELETKYSGVVNNSCFEVELTNDQLFFDYKLKKGISKKLNASFLMQKMGIITDYEEKKKS
- a CDS encoding class I SAM-dependent methyltransferase, producing the protein MSNENKSIHEFDFNLICEYFSGIERQGPGSPEATLKALSFIENLTDKSLIADLGCGTGGQTMMLAQHAPGYITGIDLFPAFIDLFNANACKLNLQSRVQGIVGSMDNLPFQREELDLIWSEGAIANIGFEKGLNYWKEFLKTDGYIAVTYESWFTDERPVEIEKFWVDAVPEIDTIGHNISIMQKAGYHLVAAFTLPEACWTEHFYLPQRKAQEIFLKKYAGNPMAEDLIAYQQYEAQLYDKYKAYYGYVFYIGKKL
- a CDS encoding aminotransferase class I/II-fold pyridoxal phosphate-dependent enzyme — protein: MDINNINSDDYSLADFAGYKGEDLFEVKEAFWNFYQDAIAKGYMIYGNPISSAPVAEFNAYDRFQDHERKFLNFCSYNYLGYSFHPEVIKTVQETLARYGTGAVSAPLLSGYYDLTKKLENAIARFKDKEDAIVFSTGYGANLGTLSCLLKPGDIAVLDILSHASIHDGARLAGAEIKIFSHNNAEHLERILQSINTKRAIVCIEGIYSMDGDMVNLPDIVAVCKKYGARILLDEAHSTLIFGENGRGVAEHFGLEDQIDISIGTFSKSFGALGGFAAGDKKLITYLRMFARSYVFSCAIAPHTAAGILKIIELYQHDKSHRDQLWKNTSYMQSKLKEAGLDTGGTESQIIPVIIGSDKKLRKISKIIYDKGLYTGVVTYPAVSSKRTRLRLSMSSYHTQEQMDKCVAIIKETIDSNP